One genomic segment of Helianthus annuus cultivar XRQ/B chromosome 14, HanXRQr2.0-SUNRISE, whole genome shotgun sequence includes these proteins:
- the LOC110908027 gene encoding pre-rRNA-processing protein TSR1 homolog, producing the protein MAGSSRSQVNKSHKTRFASKSSRNLHKTSTKDKSKISKPDRNVVKGARAARLQRNKMMREQKRATLLKEKRASSGTTSAPRVIVLFGLSASTNLSSLASDLLALLSNENTGIHFPAVASSEYRLRATVLQAPHGDLMACMEMAKMADLIVFVASANCSSERGSSNYYVDEFGSQCLSVFRSLGLPSTAVFLRDLPSDLKKRNDLKKACVSSLSSEFPEDCKFYPADTKDDLHKFMFLFKEQRPTIPHWRTQRPYLMAHTVDMVADESGKCTLRITGYLRARNLSVNQLVHVSGAGDFQLGKIELLKDPCSLNARKDGDFMDADEVNDLQVIKTLLPDPMKQEPLLVENIPDPLQGEQTWPTEAEMEEADRLHKEKKHKKRSLPRGTSEYQAAWIVDESDVSGTESDDDGSENGMVVDEGEHDVTGQSEGGKFDHEFDQASLNLRDSDEETEADSMMMDNDNLTKEQIEEDIRKIKEAHAEDEEFPDEVDAPVDIPARKRFAKYRGLKSFRTSSWDPKESLPPEYARIFAFDNFTRTHKHVLSKARDMEQGNPDECVLANSYVALHISQVPVHIASKLCALGKTMPVIACGLLQHESKISVLHFRLKKHETYTDPIKAKEELIFHVGFRQFITRPTFASDNFNSDKHKMERFLHAGRFSIASVYAPISFPPLPLIVLKSRGDSLAPALAAVGSLKSIDPDKIILKKIILTGYPQRVSKSKAAVRYMFHNPEDVKWFKPVEVWTKLGRRGRIKEPVGTHGAMKCLLNGVLQQNDTVCMSLFKRSYPKWPEHWFPMSA; encoded by the exons ATGGCGGGTAGTTCTCGATCTCAAGTTAACAAGTCACACAAGACTCGTTTCGCTTCCAAATCCTCCCGCAACCtccacaaaacatccaccaaag ATAAGAGTAAGATTAGCAAACCTGATCGCAATGTGGTTAAGGGAGCTCGGGCTGCTCGACTTCAACGTAATAAAATG ATGAGAGAGCAGAAGAGGGCTACCCTTTTGAAAGAGAAAAGGGCTTCTAGTGGAACAACTAGTGCTCCCCGTGTTATA GTGTTATTTGGGCTATCTGCTTCTACAAATCTAAGCTCACTAGCAAGCGACCTTTTAGCATTACTCTCAAATGAGAATACAGGAATTCACTTCCCAGCAGTTGCATCATCCGAGTATCGGCTAAGAGCAACG GTCCTACAAGCACCTCATGGTGATTTGATGGCATGTATGGAGATGGCCAAG ATGGCAGATCTGATAGTTTTTGTGGCGTCTGCTAACTGTTCAAGCGAGCGCGGTAGTTCCAATTATTACGTCGATGAATTTGGCTCTCAATGTCTCTCGGTGTTTAGATCTCTTGGTTTACCAAGTACTGCTGTTTTTCTTCGT GATTTACCATCTGATTTAAAAAAGAGAAATGATTTAAAGAAAGCATGTGTTTCTAGCCTCTCTTCAGAATTCCCAGAAGATTGCAAGTTTTATCCAGCAGATACTAAAGACGACTTGCACAAG TTCATGTTTCTTTTCAAAGAGCAAAGGCCCACGATACCTCATTGGCGTACCCAACGACCTTACCTCATGGCTCACACG GTGGATATGGTGGCAGATGAGTCCGGAAAATGTACCCTTCGCATCACCGGCTATCTTCGAGCCCGCAATCTTTCCGTAAACCAGCTA GTTCATGTATCAGGCGCTGGGGATTTTCAGTTGGGAAAGATTGAACTTCTCAAGGATCCATGTTCGTTAAACGCTAGAAAAGATGGGGATTTCATGGATGCAGATGAAGTAAATGATTTACAA GTTATCAAAACTTTACTCCCGGATCCGATGAAGCAAGAGCCTTTACTTGTTGAAAACATACCCGACCCTCTTCAAGGGGAACAG ACATGGCCAACAGAGGCAGAAATGGAAGAAGCTGATAGATTACATAAAGAAAAGAAGCATAAAAAACGGTCTCTTCCCCGGGGTACTTCCGAATACCAG GCTGCTTGGATCGTggatgaatctgacgtgtcagGTACAGAAAGCGATGATGACGGTTCGGAAAATGGCATGGTGGTTGATGAGGGAGAACATGACGTTACTGGTCAAAGTGAAGGTGGGAAGTTTGACCATGAGTTTGACCAGGCTTCACTCAACCTTCGGGATTCTGATGAAGAAACCGAAGCTGATTCTATGATGATG GATAATGATAATCTGACGAAGGAGCAGATAGAAGAAGATATTCGAAAAATAAAAGAGGCACATGCTGAAGATGAGG AGTTTCCTGATGAAGTGGATGCTCCAGTTGACATTCCCGCTAGGAAACGGTTTGCTAAATACAGAGGCCTTAAGTCGTTTCGGACATCTTCATGGGACCCTAAG GAATCACTACCTCCAGAATACGCCAGAATTTTTGCATTTGATAATTTTACTAGAACACATAAGCACGTTCTGTCTAAAGCTAGAGACATGGAACAAGGAAATCCAGATGAATGTGTGCTTGCAAATTCTTACGTGGCACTTCACATCAGCCAAGTCCCGGTTCATATTGCTTCAAAATTATGCGCTCTCGGGAAGACGATGCCGGTCATTGCATGTGGTCTTTTGCAACATGAATCAAAGATTTCTGTTCTGCATTTTAG GTTAAAGAAACACGAGACATACACTGATCCCATAAAAGCCAAAGAAGAACTAATATTTCATGTTGGCTTCCGACAGTTTATCACAAG gCCAACTTTTGCGTCCGACAATTTTAACTCAGACAAGCATAAGATGGAAAGATTTTTACACGCAGGAAGATTTTCTATAGCTTCAGTATATGCACCAATTTCTTTTCCTCCTCTTCCTTTGATTGTTTTGAAGAGTAGAGGTGATTCTCTTGCACCCGCGTTGGCTGCTGTTGGCTCGTTAAAAAGTATCGACCCTGATAAAattattttgaaaaaaatcaTCTTAACCGG TTATCCTCAACGTGTTTCAAAGTCGAAAGCTGCAGTCAGATATATGTTCCATAATCCAGAGGATGTGAAATGGTTCAAG CCTGTGGAAGTTTGGACAAAATTGGGTCGCCGTGGTCGGATTAAAGAGCCCGTTGGTACACATG GTGCGATGAAGTGCTTATTGAACGGTGTTCTCCAGCAGAATGACACGGTATGCATGAGTTTATTTAAGCGATCATATCCCAAGTGGCCGGAACATTGGTTCCCGATGTCCGCTTGA
- the LOC110906368 gene encoding uncharacterized protein LOC110906368, with the protein MRGDHRYLTVMLEAVASQDLWFWHAFCGPPGSQNDINVLQQSPLLLTERNGTTQKCPFYINNHLYKRGYLLVDGIYPPWFVFVKSIPYPHEVDEKKLKRQREAARKDVERAFGVLKAK; encoded by the coding sequence ATGCGAGGAGATCACCGATATCTGACTGTTATGCTCGAAGCGGTTGCATCTCAAGATTTATggttttggcatgctttttgcGGTCCACCAGGTTCACAAAACGATATCAATGTGCTACAACAATCTCCGTTACTTTTAACAGAAAGAAATGGAACCACGCAAAAATGTCCATTTTACATTAACAACCATTTATACAAACGTGGTTATTTGCTCGTGGATGGAATCTACCCTCCGTGGTTCGTGTTTGTGAAGTCGATCCCATACCCTCACGAAGTAGACGAAAAGAAACTCAAGAGGCAACGTGAGGCGGCAAGAAAAGACGTCGAACGAGCTTTTGGTGTTTTGAAGGCGAAATAG
- the LOC110906369 gene encoding uncharacterized protein LOC110906369 translates to MADELPLWFPPDSSDDSSYSSILFFFQNLIKYAELQDMGTSNRRRYTEHQREVGHETLMADYFDKHPKYNDDIFRHRFRMSKRLFLKIESGMEENDSWFQEALDARGRKGVTPLQKVTSAIKQLATGNTPDENDEYLHMAERTSRECLEYFYDTVCKIYAPEFLRRPTSDDMALLYEAHEEKSPSRYVR, encoded by the coding sequence ATGGCGGATGAACTCCCGTTATGGTTTCCACCCGATAGTAGCGACGATTCATCCTATAGtagcattcttttttttttccaaaatctcATCAAATACGCCGAACTTCAAGACATGGGCACATCTAACCGAAGGAGATATACTGAACATCAACGTGAGGTGGggcatgagacactcatggcgGATTATTTTGACAAACACCCGAAATACAATGACGATATTTTTCGGCATAGGTTCCGTATGTCGAAacgtttgtttctaaaaattgAGAGCGGCATGGAAGAAAACGACTCGTGGTTTCAAGAGGCCCTCGATGCGCGAGGTAGGAAGGGCGTTACGCCGTTGCAAAAGGTGACATCAGCTATTAAACAGCTCGCAACTGGTAACACTCCAGACGAGAACGACGAGTACTTGCATATGGCCGAAAGAACTTCCCGCGAGTGCCTAGAATATTTTTACGACACGGTTTGCAAAATATACGCTCCCGAGTTCTTGCGTAGACCGACAAGCGACGACATGGCACTTTTATACGAAGCTCATGAGGAAAAATCACCTTCCAGGTATGTTCGGTAG